A window of Rhizoctonia solani chromosome 5, complete sequence genomic DNA:
catcatcatttCTGAGTCCATATCCATCCCCGGAATAGTGGCACCTTCACTTTTCTTGGGTTCTTCTTCGCCTTCGTGCGCGAGAGTAGCAACGACCAATAGGAACAGCGTCAATGTGGTAAACCGGCGGTTGTTCATGATGGGCAAGCAAAGATCCAAAATCAACTGGGGTTGTGCGTATACAATGAGCGTGAGTATGcgtcaaaaaaaaaaggccaCCAGGGcggaagaagacgaagatAGTGTTAGCGAAGGAGCTAGCAAGAAGCTGGGGTGTGTAGGACCAGCACACACGGCAGCAAGGCAAGTTGAGTCGGGACGAAGTTTAGTTTAAAATACTGCCAAGCTGTCTGAAACTGTCGCAACAGAAAAGGGTTTCCGACTACTCCCGCCGGATACAGGGCAAGTGTGTAGATATCAGTTGCGAGATGCCAGCTCCCACCGTGACCAGGGTCGTCGTTAGAGACAGCGATCGTCAACCACGTGACTCAGTCGAGTCGAGGCACAAGCGCCAATAGTGTTAACAAGTTGCGGATATGAGAAGGCGCATGGAACTTGGAGATATATACACATTTACGGTACGGGCTACGTAGACTGTGTGCCTGCTGCTGGCACACCAAGGAAAGCACGTTGTGATCGCTCCCTTGTTCCACTGCCAGCCACCTCTCAGTCAATTGCCTCAATGGGCAGAGCTGGGCAGGAGGCACTTCCCCCGATCCGAATACCCATGTTACCGGACGAAATTGACTTGTCATGTGCTGTGCAATCGATGTGGCTCCCTGTGGGTTCTTCTTCGTGATCGACAATCCAGAGCCGGTGAAATGAAAGGAACGGAAGCAGCTTTCATTCAAGATAACCTCGTGTCGAAATGGGTGTCAACACAAAAAAATAGAATAAAAGGGAAGCTAGTACTGAATACTGCTCGAACGAGTAGCTAATATGAAGTGCAAAGGCTTCTTCATGTTCCACCTAAGCCGTACATCCATTACAGTCAAGAACGAGACAAATATCACAGGACCACCAAATGCGGAATGAGACGACAAAGCAAAGTGCACAGGTACGTGCTACAAAGTGCCAGAGATTTGACGTCAACGGTCGCACCGTCGTAACCTCAGCGCATTTTCATTATTCACTACCACGCATCGTGTTGGCCGTACGCTCAAGGGATGATACAACTACAGCCACAAAATCTAGGCCCAAGCTTAGATATGGATGTTATCTTCCACACCCATGCTTTCGaactaaaaaaaaaaaaaagaaaaagagagagagattATTCAGGGCTTGAAGACCCAAAAAATGGACCCTCGATCATAGACAATCTAAAATAACTTCATTAATATTCATAAATGGTAGTGAGTCATCGCTTAATTATATACAAATAAAGCAGACTAAAAGAAAACCTTAAACATCCGTAGATGGGGGAGGGCGCTTTAATTTGATTACCAAAGAGGCCTTGGATGGGTCAGAAATTGATTCCGGACCTTGATTTACAGTTTCAGATGAGTTCAACGAAATGCCTTCGAAAGCCCTTACGGTGCCACCCATCTCGGTCCCAGTAGTGCTCGTCTCCCGGGCTACTGGGGGCACCGTGGCAGTGTTCGAATCAGGTGATAATTTCGTTGAATCAGAAAGAGGCCCTAGAACCGGAGGAACCGGTGGCACGAATTCATCTCCTGGTGATTCAGGCCTTGGAGCTATCCCCGTCGCCTCTGCCCGCAAACTCTTGGCAGAAGACACTGGGGCGTACTTAGCCTTGGTTGATGCAGGCTTCTCCTCCTTGAGCTCGGGCTGTGCTTTTGGTGCTCTGTCACGAAGGGTACGAGTGCTGGGTAGGGGGTCCACCTTTTTCTTGGTTCGGGGAGCGGATAAATGGCTGGCTCCAAAAGTGCCATCGAGCGTTGGTAGCAAATCAAGTACACGAGATATCCATGGTTCGTGAGACGGGGCGGGAGTTTTAGATGTGGATGAGCGTGGCTTCCGTGTTTTCTTGAGTCCCGTAGCAAGTTCGATCTATATGAAGGTCAGTCAGGAAAAATGATAGCACGCTTCCAATAGATCATACCTTCTCGAGATTAGGAATTTTCCATAAATCCCTAGCATTTTGAGTACGTAGACCTATCATCCCGTTGATCCAAGCCATGCCGCCACTGACGAGTGCACGGTCGCTATATCCGCCCTCCAAAACCCCAACCACGCGTCCTTTAGCATACACTTCCGCAAATTCCCTAGCATCACAAGCGAAGCGGTGGTAAAAGGTAGTAGGGACCCTTCGATTGTGCCTTGACATTGATTCGTATTCGTTTTCCCCCGCATCAAATCCACAGCTAAATTCAAGAGGAGTGAGATGCGGAACACCTAACCAATTTGTCGCTCATACCTGACAAATACCATCGTTTTCTCCGGAATTGCTCCGGTGCCTTTCAAGAAATCCTTTGCGCGACCAAATAATCTCGTTGCGTATCCTTCGCCCTCGCTTTCTGAAGAGTTTCCATAGAGCCGATTGAAAAAGTCATCTTcgtctttccattcttgcaAATGGACATTCTCGATGTGCTGGCCGTGAGCGTTCCCGTGTAGGCTTACCGATGCGGCGGCTGTGAGCGTAGGGTCACCATCCTACCATAATTACTGAGCCACGATCCAAAAGTAGCAGCGGAAAATAATGCTTACTTCACAAGGATATGATAAAATGTCGTGTAGACTACCATAATAGATTTGTAGCCCTTCCGGCTGGGCTTCAGAAATTCCTGCTGCGAACCTCGCCTCCGCCTCGAGTCGCTTACGATGGGTCTCCGCATTGAGCTTCCAAGTGATCGATTGAGTGCCATTTCCTAATCAAGTCATTGAATTAACTGAGAATTGGAAACCCCAACGTTTCATACCATGGTGAAGGTCAATATCAAAGATCACCGCTCGTGTGATGCCATGGAGTCGGTATGCTGTTCATGCAACTGTTGATATAAGGGTGACTCCAAATCCCATTAAATGTTCAACGTACCATGTGCTATCCCAACGAGTATATTATTGACCCAGCAAAACCCGGCGGGCTCATCGGAGCCGCAATGGTGGCCAGGAGGGCGTATGGCAGCAAAAGATCGAGGAGAGGTTGAACCAATGACCGAATCAACTGCCTTGCATGTCGTCTCAAGTGCACCGGCAATAGCATGAAGCGTTCTTGGACATACTTATTTGGATTAAGGCAGGAAAAAATATAATTATTAGGATTACTCACGATATAAATCTCCTTGACTAAGACCCTCCCCTTTCGGAATCTCGCTGCCTTCAGTCTTGATGCGACTCTCACTTTCGAGAGCCCAGCGTGACAGCTGAGATAGGTACTCTTCCCCCGAGCTAGATTCTATGTCTTCTTCTAATGCGTGAACCATTCGAACAGCAGGGTTATTTAAAAATGACGCGTCCGCCGGACGGGCATAACGGATAATCTTTGCAACGGTTGTAGGCAAGGCGATATCTTCACTCGATTGAAGGGACATCTTTTCCATGGCTATAGCAAGTTCATCTTGGCTGGTAACGCTATTGCTAGATGTCGATACACCAGGTAGTATAGCAGTTTCATTAAGAGCAACGCCCGCAGCAATGCCAACAGCCAACGCTCTCAGTCGCTCGGGCTTCTCTACAATAGTCGATAGATCTTTGTCACGTATATACCGATGTTCGGAACAGGATGGCTGGATGTGAATCGAGAGCTTGGGCTcgggaagatccatgatgtaGTGGCCAATTCAAGGTTCCAGAACCATTACACATCGGTGCTTAGCTACTCATGATCAAGCGCCGAACCCAAGGCTAATTGCCCACCCCGCCCAGGAATTGAGCATCCCCTACGACCACCAATTATTGGCAAAGCCAATTCTGTTGACCCATTGTCTAACTTAAAAATAACCTTCACAAATTCAAAGGGCCATCTAACAACTTTTAGAGTTACTACTCTAGATCTCTCAAGGAAACTTAAGCTTCTCCCACGACCACTAAATTCTATGAGCTAATTTATTCTATCTCTAAATTAGTCCTTTAATACATATTGACTATCGGGCAGATCAGAATTTGGTTTAAGTTTGCTTTGTATCGTCTCCAATGATGCATCAACATCCTCTTCTAGGGTATCTATAATTCCCTTCTCTTGTGGCACCCAACCCAGAGCCTTGAGCCGGGTGGACTGCACTCGACAATTTGTCCCAGTAGCCCAACTTAATTTTTGGTCACTTTCGATAGGGACATTCTTGGCGATTGGCGTGTCCAGCAAGCCTGAATAAAGTCAAACCTACTGATATACGTGACGAGACAATAAAAAGCTGACCTCTTTGGAACATCACGCGGCCCATTTCAGCAATGACGGAGCCCCACATATGCTCCCCCGATGATGTAAAGTAAAAGTTATCGAATCCATCCCTCTCATTGCCATGGCTTTCTTCCGATTTCTGTCTCCGTATCTGGAGCGCATGGTTGATAATGAAAAGTATTGCTCGGACTAAGTCACCAACGTGGATATTGCTCAAACATTGGTCCCCTTTCCAACATACCCTGCATATCTCCACTTAAGCGCGGCCCTACATAGTTATATGTGAAAGCGCTTTAGTTCAGCTACCGAATATCGGATGATAACAAGCCTATAGAGCCCAGATGTTGGCACGTACCTCATCGCATAAGGGATGAAAGTGGAAGTACGCCGAACCGGTCCAGTTCCAACGCCATAGACCGTAGGCGGACAGATCAAATGTACGTCCGCTATGTTTTCCTCATGAACTTTGATTGCTCTATGTGGCCGTAAGAAAATTTCTTTTCCGATTATGTGGCCCGACTTTTTTCTTACTCAAGGTCCACTATCCTATGAGGAGCATCGATGTCAACCATATCTCTAAGTCTTGGTTTTTCGGTGTCCTATGTACGTGGTAGTGAAGATGAGAAAAAATCTGTCAATTGCTCACAAAGAAATAACGCAATATGACGCACGTCCCATGGAACGTACTCTCTCTGCAGCTCGCCAGTTATTTTGTCGGCATATGTGAATGTCCCCCTGTAAACACACTGTCAGAGATATGTCTGTATGCTAGGATATATGTGGGATAATTGATGGTGGCTCCTACGTTGCATGAAAATAAAGGGGTCGATTCCCAGTCCTCTCTTTGTGTAGTTTGAGACCCGCTACAATGGATTGAATGAATAATAGGTCGTCCGGATTAGAGAGTTGGATAACGAGTTCCGCTTTTGAGACTTCTTCAATAATTAATTCCTTATCCACATGAGAGCCTAAAATAGCATGAACGCTATGCCCAACCCCAGATACCGCGCTCAAGTCTTCAGGATTTCTCACTAGTGCAGTGATTTTCGCAAGAGAATATGTGCGAACTAGGGAGACTAGCAGAGAGCCGCCAACATAGCCGGTGGCACTAGAAGCAGATGAACGATAGCTAAAACGGAGCAGATGCTAAATTTCTAATTACCCAGTAAGAAATATTGTGTTTGGGTATGGTAGCATGGTCAAAGGTTCTGGCATTTTATGGAGAGGCCAGGGGCACTTATAAATAGTGGGATATCCATAAGAAATCGACTGATTGGTTATGTGACTATCGCCATCTTGGTAAATCAGTTAACACATAGGAAGGCCCTCGTGAAATTTGCCAAGAGCATATGACCTTCACGAACCCAAAATAATCCAACTCGCAATGTCATACGGTTGTAGATATCAGTAGAATCCTCCAATCATATTAGACTAACTCATCGGAATATCACGGATTGTTCCATACTTGGAAGTTACTAGAAACTGGTGTCAAATAAAGATATGTGTGTAGTGGTTGGAATTCCGCAAGCAGTTGCAATGTTCAGCCCTTCGGGACGCGACGGATTCGGTCTGAGGATGGGAGGCTGTGCTGGCTCGGATCAGCACCGGACCGTTCTAAACTGGCTTTCCATAGGCCATGGTCATGTTGCTTTGTCTGCAAAACTGTAGGATGCTAATAAGCAATTACAAGCGCTTTGGAGCAAATTAGGAGGGATATACTCCCCTCTTAGAGAGCTGACATTGTCCTTATTAAATGCTTTGCCGCTGATGAGTCCTTATTATAAGACAATAGCCACTTATTAAATAGGTTATCAGCTGGCTAAAATGAGGCGGTCAGTACGCACATGACCGTGTCCATTTTAGGACTAGTCCGATCACAAAGAGCCCTGTGTTTGGCTCCCGCATCAGCTTCTGCCAACTCAGGGCCCACAGACCGCCGGTGCTACTCGGCACTTATTTAAGACCCATACCCGACTAACAGCCCGAAGAGCCTTCAAGTTCAGCTAAGTCAAACTACGTCGTACAATCAAAATACGCACATTTTACTCTAATGTATCCGCACTGCTGAAATTTAACTACTGCTGATACGtgtatgtaatctaatcCTTTAGAACCAATGTAATAAGTGACATAAATTATAAGAAGATAGAATATATACAATATTATTAGTGAATACTACGTGAGTCTTTTCGGTACTGTTTCCTTTCGGGAAGGGCTGGGATAGGTGTTGTGGCTGTGTTGTACTGATTTAGCAACTGTGGTTGAACTCCTTGTGCTTCCGTCGATGGCGCTGAAGGCCCTGCACGACGCAGAAGTCCCCGTGTCCTTGTCGTTAGAAGCTC
This region includes:
- a CDS encoding histone deacetylase family protein, with product MDLPEPKLSIHIQPSCSEHRYIRDKDLSTIVEKPERLRALAVGIAAGVALNETAILPGVSTSSNSVTSQDELAIAMEKMSLQSSEDIALPTTVAKIIRYARPADASFLNNPAVRMVHALEEDIESSSGEEYLSQLSRWALESESRIKTEGSEIPKGEGLSQGDLYLCPRTLHAIAGALETTCKAVDSVIGSTSPRSFAAIRPPGHHCGSDEPAGFCWVNNILVGIAHAYRLHGITRAVIFDIDLHHGNGTQSITWKLNAETHRKRLEAEARFAAGISEAQPEGLQIYYGSLHDILSYPCEDGDPTLTAAASVSLHGNAHGQHIENVHLQEWKDEDDFFNRLYGNSSESEGEGYATRLFGRAKDFLKGTGAIPEKTMVFVSCGFDAGENEYESMSRHNRRVPTTFYHRFACDAREFAEVYAKGRVVGVLEGGYSDRALVSGGMAWINGMIGLRTQNARDLWKIPNLEKIELATGLKKTRKPRSSTSKTPAPSHEPWISRVLDLLPTLDGTFGASHLSAPRTKKKVDPLPSTRTLRDRAPKAQPELKEEKPASTKAKYAPVSSAKSLRAEATGIAPRPESPGDEFVPPVPPVLGPLSDSTKLSPDSNTATVPPVARETSTTGTEMGGTVRAFEGISLNSSETVNQGPESISDPSKASLVIKLKRPPPSTDV
- a CDS encoding NAD(P)-binding protein, coding for MPEPLTMLPYPNTIFLTGATGYVGGSLLVSLVRTYSLAKITALVRNPEDLSAVSGVGHSVHAILGSHVDKELIIEEVSKAELVIQLSNPDDLLFIQSIVAGLKLHKERTGNRPLYFHATGTFTYADKITGELQREYVPWDDTEKPRLRDMVDIDAPHRIVDLEAIKVHEENIADVHLICPPTVYGVGTGPVRRTSTFIPYAMS